Within Hydractinia symbiolongicarpus strain clone_291-10 chromosome 11, HSymV2.1, whole genome shotgun sequence, the genomic segment TGTTAAGCGTGAAGACGCAGAGCTCATTACGAGCGAGAGTTTGGACGTAGAAGTAGGTATGCTGCCTAAATCTATTAAAGCATTACCTGACTCTGTACGCGACGACCTTGTCCATGttgatattttaaaacaatatgcATACAAAGGATTTATCGAACATCTCAAGAAATtgatacaaaagaaaaagagaacatCAAGTTGGACGTGTGGCACATGCAAGAAGAGTATAGGGGCTCCCAAACGAAGCATAGCATGTGACAGATGTCTCACATGGAGTCATTTTTGTTGTACCGATCTGAAGAGAAAACCAAGTGTTAATTGGTTTTGTAAGAACTGTATTGAAAAAGTAACTGGTAAGTCAGAATATTATGCCCCTGTTTATTTAATCCTAACTGTATGTGAAGCATTACTAACTTTGTTTTATAGTGATAATTGATTCTGATGAAGAGGAGAACCCACTGGAGCCGCAATGGAGGGCGTTTTTAACCCGATGCCTTGAAAACGGTATATTGAAGAAATACATAGAGAAATCTCTAGACCCACATTGTAATCCGTTGCTTAACCAGAAATCAGGAGGTGTTTTTCAAGTTGCGGCTAATTTTGAGGGATTGAAAAGAACAGAGCCAGAATTCTATATGCAGATTACAAAATATTTAGCAGGAACTACAAACTCAAAATGGTCAGATATAGTACGTGAATATTTATTGCAAGTTTAT encodes:
- the LOC130613719 gene encoding uncharacterized protein LOC130613719: MDAYNRCKMLLSWFVKREDAELITSESLDVEVGMLPKSIKALPDSVRDDLVHVDILKQYAYKGFIEHLKKLIQKKKRTSSWTCGTCKKSIGAPKRSIACDRCLTWSHFCCTDLKRKPSVNWFCKNCIEKVTVIIDSDEEENPLEPQWRAFLTRCLENGILKKYIEKSLDPHCNPLLNQKSGGVFQVAANFEGLKRTEPEFYMQITKYLAGTTNSKWSDIVREYLLQVYAGELPFGRAYADMLQYIEVKLFSLLC